In Cuculus canorus isolate bCucCan1 chromosome 9, bCucCan1.pri, whole genome shotgun sequence, the following are encoded in one genomic region:
- the LOC104063449 gene encoding nuclear cap-binding protein subunit 2 isoform X4: protein MGLDKVKKTACGFCFVEYYAREDAENAMRYINGTRLDDRIIRTDWDAGFKEGRQYGRGRSGGQVRDEYRQDYDAGRGGYGKIVQGQ, encoded by the exons ATGGGCCTGGACAAAGTGAAGAAAACCGCCTGCGGGTTCTGCTTCGTGGA GTATTATGCAAGAGAAGATGCTGAAAATGCAATGCGGTACATCAATGGAACCAGACTCGATGACAGGATCATAAGGACAGACTGGGATGCAGGATTTAAGGAGGGTAGACAGTATGGTCGTGGAAGATCAGGGGGACAG GTCCGAGATGAATATCGGCAAGACTATGATGCTGGAAGAGGTGGCTATGGGAaaattgttcaaggccagtgA
- the NCBP2AS2 gene encoding protein NCBP2AS2, which translates to MVLRRLLALLLSDPRVVERLSETRPIRAAARLTAAALTRGQLGARQAARGLAPRLLRLRDAFLGAGGRGRPWQRGPGRGGRPGATP; encoded by the coding sequence ATGGTGCTGAGGCGGCTGCTGGCGTTGCTGCTGAGCGACCCACGCGTGGTCGAGCGCCTCTCCGAGACGCGGCCGAtccgcgccgccgcccgcctCACCGCCGCCGCCCTCACCCGCGGACAGCTCGGAGCCCGCCAGGCCGCCCGGGGCCTGGCTCCCCGCCTGCTCCGCCTACGCGACGCCTTCCTCGGGGCCGGCGGGCGGGGGCGGCCCTGGCAGCGCGGGCCGGGCCGCGGCGGCCGCCCCGGAGCAACGCCCTGA
- the LOC104063449 gene encoding nuclear cap-binding protein subunit 2 isoform X2 → MEHHSHGTTTSLPLHRLEVCHQDRYLPVKWAVILSIITRSFLYQSCTKHGAFTAVQTDTVKGTPGTRSEQERLLRRSCTLYVGNLSFYTTEEQIHELFGKSGDIKKVIMGLDKVKKTACGFCFVEYYAREDAENAMRYINGTRLDDRIIRTDWDAGFKEGRQYGRGRSGGQVRDEYRQDYDAGRGGYGKIVQGQ, encoded by the exons ATGGAGCACCATTCCCACGGCACGACAACCTCTCTACCACTGCACAG ACTTGAGGTGTGCCATCAGGATCGCTACCTACCTGTAAAATGGGCGGTTATTCTATCCATCATCACTCGGAGCTTTTTGTATCAAAGCTGTACCAAGCACGGAGCATTTACTGCCGTACAGACAGACACTGTTAAAGGCACTCCG GGGACGCGTTCGGAGCAGGAGCGGCTGCTGCGGAGGAGCTGCACGCTGTACGTGGGGAACCTCTCCTTCTACACCACCGAGGAGCAGATCCACGAGCTCTTCGGCAAGAGTGGCGACATCAAGAAGGTCATCATGGGCCTGGACAAAGTGAAGAAAACCGCCTGCGGGTTCTGCTTCGTGGA GTATTATGCAAGAGAAGATGCTGAAAATGCAATGCGGTACATCAATGGAACCAGACTCGATGACAGGATCATAAGGACAGACTGGGATGCAGGATTTAAGGAGGGTAGACAGTATGGTCGTGGAAGATCAGGGGGACAG GTCCGAGATGAATATCGGCAAGACTATGATGCTGGAAGAGGTGGCTATGGGAaaattgttcaaggccagtgA
- the LOC104063449 gene encoding nuclear cap-binding protein subunit 2 isoform X3, giving the protein MCSGGTLGVLRSDSYAALSQYRDQHFRGTRSEQERLLRRSCTLYVGNLSFYTTEEQIHELFGKSGDIKKVIMGLDKVKKTACGFCFVEYYAREDAENAMRYINGTRLDDRIIRTDWDAGFKEGRQYGRGRSGGQVRDEYRQDYDAGRGGYGKIVQGQ; this is encoded by the exons ATGTGCTCCGGTGGGACGCTGGGCGTCCTGCGCAGCGACTCGTACGCGGCGCTGAGCCAGTACCGGGACCAGCACTTCCGG GGGACGCGTTCGGAGCAGGAGCGGCTGCTGCGGAGGAGCTGCACGCTGTACGTGGGGAACCTCTCCTTCTACACCACCGAGGAGCAGATCCACGAGCTCTTCGGCAAGAGTGGCGACATCAAGAAGGTCATCATGGGCCTGGACAAAGTGAAGAAAACCGCCTGCGGGTTCTGCTTCGTGGA GTATTATGCAAGAGAAGATGCTGAAAATGCAATGCGGTACATCAATGGAACCAGACTCGATGACAGGATCATAAGGACAGACTGGGATGCAGGATTTAAGGAGGGTAGACAGTATGGTCGTGGAAGATCAGGGGGACAG GTCCGAGATGAATATCGGCAAGACTATGATGCTGGAAGAGGTGGCTATGGGAaaattgttcaaggccagtgA